A region of Flocculibacter collagenilyticus DNA encodes the following proteins:
- a CDS encoding efflux RND transporter permease subunit yields the protein MKVVEIAVKRPVTVWMFTAAIILFGLVSLSRLSVNLLPELSYPTLTIRTDYEGAAPRELEQLVSKPIEETIGVVKGVRQVQSISKAGRSDVVLEFEWGTEMDLASLEVREKLDVMQLPLDVKKPLLLRFNPSLDPIMRFGLQLGENSSTDLKTLRTFAEEEIKRKLESVIGVASVKLGGGLEQQIHVLVDQHKASQLGISLATINQRLTEENLNQSGGKVKSENQEYLVRTINQFQTVADIENVFIAHQDGKNIRLADIATVHDRFKERDSITRINGAEAIEIAIYKEGDANTVAVANAVKVRINELQGTLPDSHQLIEVYDQSTFIAGAISEVKSAAIMGGALAMVILYFFLRNVWSTIIISISIPVSVIATFNLMYGNDISLNIMSLGGIALAVGLLVDNSIVVLENIARKKEESGESLTNAVDGTKEVSGAILASTLTTMAVFFPLVFVEGIAGQLFSDQALTVTFSLLSSLIVALTVIPMLSAKKAREQLAVVDDYIKPVEKPVQKKTGVRKALHFLLLPFKLIFNLIFKYIPGSLIVVVTALYRGISHILSKLLAPVLWAFDKFYNALAGRYRALLRTSLNHRTIAASLILIVTALSFSTLYKVGMELIPRMSQGEFIVEITLPPGSHLDQTDNLLQNLAKHTESHELVSKTFSIAGTGSLMNASPAQGGDNWGRLNVVMKDGSTGQNENEVMAHIRARLANMAGVQSQFSKPELFSFKTPLEIEVRGYNLNALKQYSTAISEALNKTQQFTDIEMSLRTGQPEIKIHFDHERISQLGLSAPAIAKHIAGKIHGTSSSKFNVNDRKIDILVRIDEQERNSVQDIKNLIVNPSSNQPIPLSAVADIEMSVGPSEITRISQERVALVTANLNGGDLKDAMIVAQEVLNNLPAPLSLTAKISGQSEEMENSFKSLQFALLLAVFMVYIVMASQFESLLHPLLILFTVPLATAGSILGLFLTGTNLSVIVFIGLIMLTGIVVNNAIVLVDRINQLRASGMEKISAIQMAAETRFRPILMTTLTTVLGLLPLAISLGEGGEMRAPMAITVIFGLLFATVLTLVFIPVIYSVFDRKTFKETANEQ from the coding sequence ATTCGGTCTTGTATCACTATCAAGACTTTCAGTGAATTTATTACCTGAATTGTCATACCCTACTCTCACCATCAGAACAGATTATGAAGGTGCTGCACCACGTGAATTAGAACAGTTAGTCTCTAAACCCATCGAGGAAACAATTGGTGTAGTAAAAGGCGTTCGTCAAGTTCAGTCTATTTCAAAAGCGGGACGTTCTGATGTAGTACTAGAATTTGAATGGGGCACGGAAATGGACCTTGCGAGTTTAGAAGTACGTGAAAAGCTTGATGTAATGCAGCTTCCCCTTGATGTGAAAAAGCCACTCTTACTTCGCTTCAACCCTTCACTTGATCCTATTATGCGATTCGGACTTCAGCTAGGGGAAAACAGCAGCACAGATCTAAAAACATTAAGAACGTTTGCTGAAGAAGAGATTAAACGCAAACTTGAATCTGTTATTGGGGTTGCATCAGTCAAACTTGGTGGTGGCTTAGAACAACAAATACACGTTTTAGTTGATCAACATAAAGCCAGCCAATTAGGTATTTCTTTAGCAACTATTAACCAGCGTTTAACTGAAGAAAATCTAAACCAATCAGGTGGTAAAGTTAAAAGCGAAAATCAAGAATACCTAGTAAGAACAATTAATCAGTTTCAAACGGTTGCTGATATTGAAAACGTTTTTATCGCGCACCAAGATGGAAAAAACATTCGCCTTGCTGATATCGCAACTGTACACGACAGATTTAAAGAGCGCGACTCCATCACACGCATTAACGGCGCTGAAGCCATTGAAATAGCCATTTATAAAGAAGGGGACGCCAATACGGTTGCAGTTGCTAATGCTGTAAAAGTCCGTATTAATGAGTTACAAGGTACATTACCTGATAGCCATCAGCTAATTGAAGTATATGACCAGTCAACATTCATTGCGGGTGCAATTAGCGAAGTAAAATCGGCTGCCATTATGGGTGGTGCACTAGCAATGGTTATTTTATATTTCTTTTTAAGAAACGTATGGTCAACCATCATCATTTCAATCTCTATTCCAGTGTCAGTTATCGCTACTTTTAATTTGATGTATGGTAACGATATCTCGCTAAACATCATGAGCTTAGGTGGAATCGCCCTCGCTGTTGGTTTATTAGTTGATAACTCTATCGTTGTATTAGAAAACATTGCGAGGAAAAAAGAAGAGTCAGGTGAAAGCTTAACTAACGCAGTGGATGGCACTAAAGAAGTGAGTGGCGCTATTCTAGCATCAACACTTACAACAATGGCCGTGTTCTTTCCTTTAGTGTTTGTTGAGGGTATTGCAGGACAGCTATTTAGTGACCAAGCTTTAACCGTTACTTTCTCTCTACTTTCATCACTTATTGTTGCACTAACCGTTATTCCTATGCTCTCTGCGAAAAAAGCAAGAGAACAGCTTGCGGTAGTAGATGATTATATTAAGCCCGTTGAGAAGCCAGTACAGAAAAAAACCGGAGTGCGTAAAGCCTTACACTTTTTATTATTGCCTTTTAAATTAATATTTAATCTTATTTTTAAGTATATACCCGGCTCATTGATTGTTGTTGTGACTGCACTTTATCGAGGAATAAGTCACATCCTTTCAAAACTACTTGCTCCCGTTTTATGGGCTTTTGACAAGTTCTATAATGCTCTAGCAGGCCGTTATCGAGCATTGCTACGTACTTCATTAAACCATCGCACTATAGCAGCAAGTTTAATCTTAATCGTGACTGCATTAAGCTTTTCCACACTCTATAAAGTGGGCATGGAATTAATTCCACGTATGTCACAAGGCGAATTTATCGTTGAGATCACGCTACCACCTGGCAGTCATTTGGATCAAACAGATAACTTATTACAAAATTTAGCTAAGCACACCGAGTCACACGAGTTAGTAAGTAAAACATTCTCAATAGCAGGTACAGGAAGCTTAATGAACGCATCTCCTGCTCAAGGTGGTGATAACTGGGGGCGTTTGAATGTTGTCATGAAAGACGGTTCTACAGGCCAAAATGAAAATGAAGTTATGGCGCATATTCGTGCTCGTCTTGCAAACATGGCAGGCGTACAAAGCCAATTTTCTAAACCTGAATTATTCAGTTTCAAAACACCATTAGAAATTGAAGTAAGAGGCTATAACTTAAACGCCTTGAAACAATATTCTACAGCTATTTCGGAAGCGCTGAATAAAACTCAGCAATTTACAGATATCGAAATGTCATTACGCACAGGTCAACCTGAAATAAAAATTCACTTTGATCATGAAAGAATTTCACAACTGGGATTGTCTGCGCCCGCAATTGCCAAGCATATTGCAGGTAAAATTCACGGTACATCGTCTAGTAAATTTAACGTGAATGACCGAAAGATTGATATTTTGGTGCGCATCGATGAACAGGAACGTAATTCTGTTCAAGACATAAAGAACTTAATTGTTAACCCAAGCAGTAATCAGCCAATTCCGTTAAGCGCAGTTGCTGACATTGAAATGTCAGTCGGTCCAAGCGAAATAACTCGTATCAGTCAAGAAAGAGTGGCATTGGTTACCGCGAACTTGAATGGTGGAGATCTTAAAGATGCAATGATAGTTGCCCAAGAAGTGCTTAATAACCTTCCTGCCCCCCTTTCACTTACCGCTAAAATCTCAGGGCAAAGTGAAGAAATGGAGAACTCATTTAAATCACTGCAATTTGCATTATTACTTGCTGTATTTATGGTTTATATCGTGATGGCGTCTCAATTTGAATCGTTACTACACCCATTACTTATCTTGTTTACTGTGCCTTTAGCGACAGCGGGCTCAATACTCGGTTTATTTTTAACTGGCACTAACTTGAGCGTCATTGTCTTCATCGGCTTAATTATGCTGACTGGTATTGTTGTTAATAACGCGATTGTATTGGTCGACCGTATAAACCAATTAAGAGCCTCCGGTATGGAAAAAATAAGCGCTATTCAGATGGCTGCCGAAACACGCTTCCGCCCTATTCTCATGACAACTTTAACAACTGTTCTAGGCCTACTGCCATTAGCAATCAGCTTAGGTGAAGGTGGCGAGATGAGAGCACCAATGGCCATCACCGTGATATTCGGTTTACTTTTCGCAACTGTACTAACGCTTGTATTTATTCCTGTAATTTACAGCGTATTCGACAGAAAAACATTCAAGGAAACCGCTAATGAGCAATAA
- a CDS encoding efflux RND transporter permease subunit — MSNKGLHKASGENESIGSIFAAFSLRKPITVTMVFLSTLLLGLVSSKLLPLEMWPGVDIPELFINVPYANSTPAEVERLITRPVEEALATISGIKRLRSFSRENGAEIGLEFAWDENINAKSIEAREKVDAIRHLLPDDVERVLVFQFNTSDMPILQLRISSDRDLSLAYDLLERNLRRPIERVAGVSRVTMYGVHKREISIELNPEKVSSHNINTADLAAKMAEYNFSMNAGHIYESNRKVQVKPVGQFQSIEEVEDIIVAQGVRLKDIATVSLQLPELEEGRHLDQTYAVGLEIFKESSANLVSVAQNVIDVIDEAGKSPQFNGINLFLMQNTADGVTTSLSNLIDAGLIGALLSIVVLYLFLRNITTTLIVVLSVPVAIFITLGAMYLLGYSLNLLSLMGLMLAIGMLVDNAVVITESIMQERTNTSDPVIATKKGVNNVSLAVISGTLTTAIVFLPNIIGKKIDVTIFLEHMAIAICISLLASLIIAQTLIPLLLSKFAPSNIKVKEPKHTRLNTGYYKSLDWVLNNQKKTLAIAFAMLFSIAIPMSLVSGDEEASGSNDRLFLSYNINGNYTLEEVEKTISVMETYLYANQDEFYIDSVYSYFRPDFGMSTLNLKKDLDISISEIKDRIKANWPTLVRAEPQFGWGNSNGGGVRLTLTGNSTNVLLEIADNLVPSIESLNGFEDVRTDMTSDQKELQVTIDRTAAHRINRSTQEIAQLVSMSLRGMNLRTYRDPDMGEIRVKLNFDKTVKESLATLKQIPILKENGAVITLDKVATFNIVPKLNEIRRMDRQTGLDIGANLREDFTIEQARDALEQLMSQVTLPHGYSWSLDGSFKRQDEAQAVMYTNMLLAVAMIYIVMAALFESLILPTAVITSLIFSIVGVFWAFLITGTPMSVMGMIGILILMGIVVNNGLVLIDRINQFINQGMEMKQAILDACNSRIRPILMTVSTTILGMVPLAMGSAQMGGEGPAYAPLAIAIIGGLLFSTLTSLFLVPLSYVLLLKLSYRTQLLFKSSRQIATKVIKPC, encoded by the coding sequence ATGAGCAATAAGGGATTACATAAAGCGAGTGGCGAAAACGAATCTATTGGTAGTATTTTTGCCGCTTTTTCTTTAAGAAAACCAATCACCGTAACAATGGTGTTTTTATCAACCCTCTTACTCGGATTAGTGTCGAGCAAACTTTTACCACTTGAAATGTGGCCAGGCGTTGATATTCCAGAGCTATTTATTAATGTGCCGTACGCTAACTCTACTCCAGCTGAAGTAGAACGCCTGATCACACGGCCAGTAGAGGAAGCACTTGCCACAATTAGCGGGATTAAGCGTTTACGTTCGTTCTCAAGAGAAAACGGTGCAGAAATAGGGTTAGAGTTTGCTTGGGATGAAAATATCAACGCCAAAAGCATCGAAGCACGTGAAAAAGTAGATGCCATCAGGCATTTACTTCCTGACGATGTGGAGCGCGTTTTAGTATTTCAATTTAACACCAGTGATATGCCAATTTTGCAGTTACGTATATCCAGTGATCGCGACTTATCACTTGCCTATGACTTATTAGAGCGCAACTTAAGACGCCCTATCGAACGCGTAGCCGGTGTTTCACGGGTAACAATGTATGGCGTTCATAAGCGCGAAATATCCATTGAGCTTAACCCAGAAAAAGTATCTAGCCATAACATAAATACAGCTGACCTTGCTGCCAAAATGGCTGAGTATAATTTTTCAATGAATGCGGGACACATTTATGAAAGCAATAGAAAGGTTCAGGTAAAACCTGTCGGACAGTTTCAGAGTATTGAAGAAGTTGAAGATATTATCGTCGCGCAAGGTGTTCGCTTAAAAGATATTGCAACAGTTAGTCTACAACTTCCTGAATTAGAAGAAGGCAGGCATTTAGATCAAACTTATGCAGTTGGTTTAGAAATTTTTAAAGAGTCTAGTGCAAATCTTGTGTCTGTTGCACAAAACGTCATTGATGTAATTGACGAGGCTGGTAAAAGTCCTCAGTTCAATGGCATCAATTTATTTCTAATGCAAAATACCGCGGACGGTGTAACAACATCACTATCCAACCTAATCGATGCTGGGTTAATTGGTGCGCTTTTATCAATTGTTGTGTTGTATTTATTTCTGCGAAATATAACCACCACATTAATCGTTGTACTCTCAGTGCCAGTCGCAATATTTATTACCCTAGGCGCAATGTATTTATTAGGCTATAGCTTAAACTTACTTTCGTTAATGGGATTAATGCTAGCTATTGGTATGCTAGTTGATAATGCGGTTGTTATTACTGAAAGCATAATGCAAGAGCGAACTAATACCTCTGATCCTGTTATAGCCACTAAAAAAGGCGTAAATAATGTAAGTCTTGCTGTTATAAGCGGCACACTCACAACCGCAATTGTATTTTTACCAAACATTATTGGTAAAAAAATTGATGTAACCATATTTTTAGAACACATGGCAATTGCAATTTGTATCTCGCTGCTCGCTTCATTAATTATTGCACAAACATTAATCCCGCTATTACTTAGTAAGTTTGCCCCTTCAAATATAAAAGTTAAAGAACCTAAACATACTCGTTTAAATACTGGCTATTACAAGTCGTTAGATTGGGTGCTAAATAACCAGAAAAAAACACTCGCTATCGCGTTTGCAATGCTGTTTTCCATCGCTATTCCAATGAGTTTAGTCTCTGGTGATGAAGAAGCTTCAGGCTCAAATGATAGGCTCTTCCTCAGCTACAACATTAATGGCAATTACACCCTTGAAGAAGTAGAAAAAACAATTTCAGTCATGGAAACCTACTTATACGCTAATCAAGACGAGTTTTATATTGATTCAGTTTATAGCTACTTCCGCCCCGACTTTGGTATGTCGACACTTAACCTTAAGAAAGACCTAGATATTAGTATTTCTGAGATTAAAGATAGAATAAAAGCTAATTGGCCTACCCTAGTTAGAGCTGAGCCTCAATTTGGATGGGGAAATTCAAACGGTGGTGGCGTTAGGCTGACCCTAACAGGAAATTCGACCAACGTATTACTGGAAATTGCTGACAACCTTGTGCCATCAATCGAATCTTTAAATGGGTTTGAAGATGTGAGAACCGATATGACAAGCGATCAGAAAGAACTTCAAGTGACTATTGATCGTACAGCTGCACATCGCATTAACCGCTCAACGCAAGAGATTGCGCAATTAGTTTCTATGTCTTTACGGGGAATGAATTTACGCACCTATCGCGATCCAGATATGGGTGAAATTAGAGTTAAGCTGAACTTTGATAAAACCGTAAAAGAGTCCTTAGCTACTCTTAAACAAATTCCTATCTTAAAAGAGAATGGCGCAGTCATTACTTTAGATAAAGTCGCTACGTTTAACATCGTGCCAAAACTAAATGAAATTAGACGAATGGATAGGCAAACTGGGTTAGATATTGGGGCTAATCTTAGAGAAGACTTTACTATTGAACAAGCTCGTGACGCTCTGGAGCAGTTAATGAGTCAGGTGACCCTACCCCACGGCTATAGCTGGTCACTAGATGGTAGCTTTAAAAGACAAGATGAAGCGCAAGCAGTAATGTATACGAATATGCTTCTTGCAGTAGCAATGATTTATATTGTTATGGCTGCTTTATTCGAATCTCTAATTCTTCCTACCGCGGTCATTACATCACTCATCTTTTCAATTGTAGGCGTATTTTGGGCGTTCCTAATTACTGGCACACCAATGTCTGTAATGGGAATGATTGGTATACTCATTTTGATGGGGATTGTAGTAAATAATGGGCTAGTGCTAATTGACAGGATAAATCAATTTATAAACCAAGGTATGGAAATGAAACAAGCCATTTTAGACGCTTGTAACAGCCGCATTAGGCCAATATTAATGACCGTTTCTACCACTATTCTTGGTATGGTGCCTTTAGCAATGGGCTCTGCTCAAATGGGTGGTGAAGGCCCTGCTTATGCACCTTTAGCCATTGCAATCATTGGCGGGCTGCTTTTTTCTACTCTAACAAGCCTATTTTTGGTACCACTTAGTTATGTATTGCTGCTAAAACTAAGCTATCGCACTCAGTTATTGTTCAAAAGCAGTAGGCAAATTGCGACAAAAGTTATTAAGCCCTGCTAA